The Deinococcus ruber genomic interval CCCATCTTGGGGCCAAAAGCACGTTCCAGACAGCCTTTTATGAAACTGCAAGATGTGAGTTACCACAAATGCCCCGCTGACAAGCATGGACATGTTCCAGCCGAAAGCCAGCCAATCGAGCATGTCCCATAATACTCATTTAAAGACTGTATGTTTTCCTGCTTGTGTCATTTTCTCGTGATGAAGTAGAGATATTTCTGGTATTCTGAATAGATGACGCGCCTCGCCCCGACTCCGCCCTAGCGGCTGAATTCACTGGCTGACGGCACACCTGTAGGGCCTGTCCTGGACGGCTTTTCTCGCCTCCTGACATCCTGAGTTCCGAGCTTTTGACCGAACCCTTCTCTCGATAAGCTGGGCCGCCTTGCTGGCCCGCAGGAGTGATTATGACCACCCACGATGCAGCCCACACCGCGCCGCCGACCCAGGCGCGGCTGCTGGCCCACGAAATTGAGCGCCGCCGCACCTTTGCGATCATCTCGCACCCAGACGCGGGCAAGACCACCATTACCGAGAAGCTGCTGCTATACGGAGGTGCCATTCAGGAAGCGGGCAGCGTGACCGCCCGTGAGGGCACCGCCCACACCAAATCCGACTGGATGAGCATCGAGCAGCAGCGCGGCATTTCTATTTCCAGCAGCGCCCTGACCTTCGAGTACGCGGGCCGCCACATCAACCTGCTCGACACGCCCGGCCACCAGGACTTTTCGGAAGACACCTACCGTACCCTGACCGCTGCCGACAGCGCCCTGATGGTGTTGGACGCGGCGCGTGGCGTGCAGGCGCAGACCGAGAAACTGTTCGCGGTGTGCCGCAACCGTGGCATTCCCATCCTGACTTTCGTAAACAAGATGGACAGGCCTGCTCAGGACATTTTCGACCTGCTGGAGCAGGTGGAGGGCATCCTGAAGATCACGGCGGTGCCGCTGACCTGGCCCATCGGAGACGGCCCGGACTTCAAGGGCGTGTACGATCTGGTCGCCAAACAGGTGCTGCTGTTCGAGCGGGTCGCACGCGGCAAATCTCGCGCCCCGGTCAGTGTGACGAGCGTAGACGACCCGCACCTGAGCGAACTGGTGGGGCGCGACCTGCACGCCAAATTGCAGGAAGACGTGGCGCTGATCGAGGGCGCGATGCCGGAATTCGATCAGGCCGCATTTCTGGCGGGCGAACTGACCCCGGTGTTCTTTGGCAGCGCCATGAACAACTTCGGCGTCGAGCACTTCCTCCAGACCTTCGTCGATCTGGCCCCTGCGCCCGGTCCTCTGCGAACCTCTGAAGGGCTGCGTGCGCCCGAAAGTGGCTTCAGCGGTTTCATCTTCAAATTGCAGGCCAACATGAGCCGCAACCACCGCGACCGCACCGCCTTCATGCGGGTGTCGAGCGGTCATTTCGAGCGCGGCATGGACGTGACGCATACCCGCACCGGGCGCAAACTGCGGCTGAGTCAGGCGCACACGCTGTTCGCGCAGGACCGCGAAAAGGTGGAAGACGCCTATCCGGGCGACATCGTGGGGCTGGTTAATCCCGGCGTGTTCCGCATCGGTGACGTGATCAGCGTAGACGGCAAGGTGAGCCTGCCCGACTTCCCGAGATTCACGCCCGAAGTGTTTGCCACCATGACCCTGCGCGACGTGACCAAGCGCAAGGCCTTTCACAAGGGCCTGACGCAGCTTGCCGAGGAAGG includes:
- a CDS encoding peptide chain release factor 3, which translates into the protein MTTHDAAHTAPPTQARLLAHEIERRRTFAIISHPDAGKTTITEKLLLYGGAIQEAGSVTAREGTAHTKSDWMSIEQQRGISISSSALTFEYAGRHINLLDTPGHQDFSEDTYRTLTAADSALMVLDAARGVQAQTEKLFAVCRNRGIPILTFVNKMDRPAQDIFDLLEQVEGILKITAVPLTWPIGDGPDFKGVYDLVAKQVLLFERVARGKSRAPVSVTSVDDPHLSELVGRDLHAKLQEDVALIEGAMPEFDQAAFLAGELTPVFFGSAMNNFGVEHFLQTFVDLAPAPGPLRTSEGLRAPESGFSGFIFKLQANMSRNHRDRTAFMRVSSGHFERGMDVTHTRTGRKLRLSQAHTLFAQDREKVEDAYPGDIVGLVNPGVFRIGDVISVDGKVSLPDFPRFTPEVFATMTLRDVTKRKAFHKGLTQLAEEGVVQVFFPTDGARDPYLGAVGPLQFEVFQARLSEEYGVDIEMHVTGYSLVRWLAGDAAQVARFARSVEDDQGRPVMLFRSNFDLQYTQDQNPEIEFLPLPKDMTVV